The proteins below are encoded in one region of Girardinichthys multiradiatus isolate DD_20200921_A chromosome 19, DD_fGirMul_XY1, whole genome shotgun sequence:
- the cipca gene encoding CLOCK-interacting pacemaker a: MSSFSTPGTQRVPPFTRTPLLRMSKQDLERDSGFSDASSDYLSAVEVTDSEDTGSNGSKIGQEPAGQQVAVVGASHPGLSPMIIMNNFVLKQPSSMAPPEKQWGLPSSMEVMPQSQVVLLQPVLSNGTSCSPKAGSGNMHQSKCYTPILKSYPRIAPYPVNTPSKRVGTRVSGAMGYDQQQRRHQNRQRLDITSSPLSPLQTQAQAVSNFEAATNKVQVAESQEQDFDKSLTAPAESNLLATYTYEELRTVPDNSSMPAEEYQDLISMHSNKLKRFSNTYNILNKSGLLGITLRTKQLIKENKRTQGQLHLLQEQTALLLEALSSGDPQLWTKLQVSLQETEKEQFKVKAQSVLA; this comes from the exons ATGCCAGCTCAGATTATCTCAGTGCAGTGGAGGTCACAGACTCGGAAGATACAGGGAGTAATGGGTCAAAAATCGGGCAGGAACCAGCTGGTCAGCAGGTGGCTGTGGTGGGAGCATCACACCCTGGACTGTCCCCAATGATTATCATGAACAACTTTGTCCTGAAGCAG cCATCCTCCATGGCTCCACCAGAAAAACAGTGGGGCCTTCCTTCATCAATGGAAGTGATGCCCCAATCCCAAGTGGTCCTTCTTCAGCCAGTGTTATCAAATGGCACTAGCTGCTCTCCGAAAGCTGGTTCTGGCAACATGCACCAGTCAAAATGCTACACACCTATCCTCAAGTCATACCCCAGAATTGCCCCCTACCCAGTGAATACACCCTCTAAGAGGGTGGGAACAAGAGTGAGTGGAGCAATGGGATATGACCAACAACAGAGGAGACACCAGAACCGCCAGAGGCTTGACATCACCTCCAGCCCACTGTCACCTCTCCAGACGCAAGCTCAAGCTGTCTCCAACTTTGAAGCCGCAACCAACAAAGTTCAGGTTGCTGAAAGTCAGGAGCAAGACTTTGACAAATCTCTGACCGCACCAGCGGAGAGCAACTTGTTGGCGACCTACACGTACGAGGAACTGAGGACTGTACCTGACAACAGCAGCATGCCTGCAGAGGAATATCAAGATCTCATCTCCATGCACAGTAACAAACTGAAGCGTTTCAGCAATACCTACAACATTCTCAACAAGTCTGGCCTGCTAGGGATTACGCTGCGCACAAAGCAACTGATCAAAGAAAACAAGCGCACCCAGGGCCAGCTGCACCTGCTTCAAGAGCAAACAGCTTTGCTGCTTGAAGCTCTGAGTAGTGGGGATCCACAGCTCTGGACTAAACTCCAGGTCTCTTTGCAGGAAACGGAAAAGGAGCAGTTCAAGGTTAAAGCTCAGAGTGTCCTAGCGTAA
- the zdhhc22 gene encoding palmitoyltransferase ZDHHC22 isoform X1, producing MFTRMLKLRLLNVVAPAYFSVATAVTFILHFCLFIPTIFPNPDTSLRSSTTLHIAAFLFLMFNALGNYIMTIKYPAESANETAIPVCSPHCSDKVDAHYLLNGRHFCKLCRKVIFRRDHHCFFTGNCIGNKNMRYFIMFCIYTSCTCMYSLVLGVAFLTVEYSISFENPLTFLTLLPFSTGYFFMGTISGLQLFLVLMLYVWLGIGLVCAGFCCQQVLLVARGQTWCQMQRGELVENRSPWRANLKDVFGARWILGLILPVQTVETNSEDTDALKQD from the exons ATGTTCACTAGAATGTTAAAGCTGAGACTGCTTAATGTCGTAGCACCTGCATACTTCTCTGTGGCCACAGCAGTCACGTTTATTTTGCACTTCTGCCTCTTCATCCCAACAATCTTCCCCAATCCGGACACATCGCTGAGGAGCTCCACAACCCTTCACATAGCTGCTTTCCTTTTCCTGATGTTTAACGCATTAGGGAATTACATAATGACTATTAAATATCCGGCTGAAAGTGCCAACGAGACAGCGATTCCGGTGTGTTCACCACACTGCTCTGACAAAGTGGATGCTCACTACCTCCTTAATGGCCGTCACTTCTGCAAACTTTGCAGGAAGGTTATTTTCAGGAGGGATCACCACTGTTTTTTTACTGGAAACTGCATTGGCAACAAGAATATGCGCTACTTCATCATGTTCTGCATCTACACATCATGCACATGCATGTACTCTTTGGTTCTTGGCGTGGCCTTCCTGACAGTCGAATACTCCATCTCCTTTGAGAACCCACTGACCTTCCTGACCCTCCTCCCTTTCTCCACTGGTTACTTCTTCATGG GCACAATCTCTGGCCTGCAGCTGTTCTTGGTGCTGATGCTTTATGTGTGGCTGGGCATCGGCTTGGTGTGTGCAGGTTTCTGTTGCCAGCAGGTGCTGCTGGTGGCCCGGGGGCAGACCTGGTGTCAGATGCAGAGGGGGGAACTGGTGGAGAATCGCAGCCCCTGGAGAGCAAACCTCAAGGATGTTTTTGGCGCCCGCTGGATCCTTGGCCTTATTTTGCCTGTGCAAACTGTGGAGACCAACTCTGAAGACACAGATGCACTTAAGCAAGACTAA
- the zdhhc22 gene encoding palmitoyltransferase ZDHHC22 isoform X2, with protein MFTRMLKLRLLNVVAPAYFSVATAVTFILHFCLFIPTIFPNPDTSLRSSTTLHIAAFLFLMFNALGNYIMTIKYPAESANETAIPVCSPHCSDKVDAHYLLNGRHFCKLCRKVIFRRDHHCFFTGNCIGNKNMRYFIMFCIYTSCTCMYSLVLGVAFLTVEYSISFENPLTFLTLLPFSTGYFFMGFCCQQVLLVARGQTWCQMQRGELVENRSPWRANLKDVFGARWILGLILPVQTVETNSEDTDALKQD; from the exons ATGTTCACTAGAATGTTAAAGCTGAGACTGCTTAATGTCGTAGCACCTGCATACTTCTCTGTGGCCACAGCAGTCACGTTTATTTTGCACTTCTGCCTCTTCATCCCAACAATCTTCCCCAATCCGGACACATCGCTGAGGAGCTCCACAACCCTTCACATAGCTGCTTTCCTTTTCCTGATGTTTAACGCATTAGGGAATTACATAATGACTATTAAATATCCGGCTGAAAGTGCCAACGAGACAGCGATTCCGGTGTGTTCACCACACTGCTCTGACAAAGTGGATGCTCACTACCTCCTTAATGGCCGTCACTTCTGCAAACTTTGCAGGAAGGTTATTTTCAGGAGGGATCACCACTGTTTTTTTACTGGAAACTGCATTGGCAACAAGAATATGCGCTACTTCATCATGTTCTGCATCTACACATCATGCACATGCATGTACTCTTTGGTTCTTGGCGTGGCCTTCCTGACAGTCGAATACTCCATCTCCTTTGAGAACCCACTGACCTTCCTGACCCTCCTCCCTTTCTCCACTGGTTACTTCTTCATGG GTTTCTGTTGCCAGCAGGTGCTGCTGGTGGCCCGGGGGCAGACCTGGTGTCAGATGCAGAGGGGGGAACTGGTGGAGAATCGCAGCCCCTGGAGAGCAAACCTCAAGGATGTTTTTGGCGCCCGCTGGATCCTTGGCCTTATTTTGCCTGTGCAAACTGTGGAGACCAACTCTGAAGACACAGATGCACTTAAGCAAGACTAA